The following coding sequences lie in one Apium graveolens cultivar Ventura chromosome 1, ASM990537v1, whole genome shotgun sequence genomic window:
- the LOC141709068 gene encoding uncharacterized protein LOC141709068 has protein sequence MDKTWILQDRDSLAFEMGVENFLIYAEENSEDRNKIPCPCGRCANFKKFSIKTIRGHIYDNGFCLGYVHWVWHGETASTGPKSSSASCPPEEQAPDQPPEQASDEASKQDQEHVAASETIDVCEAAYNSGQYDNDSYQFRRFVADAEQPLYEGSDCTKLESMLKLHNWKSRFGITDSAFTDLLSFVGSLLPKDNVLPSNAYEAKKTLSNLGLEYIKFHSCLNDCVLYKGVHANATKCPKCRLSRWKLTKKGEERVNFPAKIMWYFPIIPRFKRIFKSPSTAELMCWHAQQRTQDGKMRQPAYSPSWKNIDYRWPSFGSEPRNLRLALSVDGVNPQNNGLSNRYS, from the coding sequence atggataagacatggatTTTGCAAGATAGGGATTCTTTAGCATTTGAAATGGGGGTGGAAAACTTCTTGATATATGCTGAAGAAAATTCTGAAGATCGTAACAAAATTCCTTGCCCTTGTGGACGATGcgccaattttaaaaaattctctaTAAAAACAATTAGGGGCCATATTTATGACAATGGCTTTTGTCTAGGTTATGTGCATTGGGTTTGGCACGGGGAGACTGCTTCTACGGGTCCTAAATCTTCAAGTGCTAGTTGTCCACCTGAAGAGCAAGCTCCAGACCAACCTCCTGAGCAAGCCTCTGATGAAGCGTCAAAGCAAGATCAGGAGCATGTCGCTGCTTCGGAAACGATTGATGTTTGTGAAGCGGCATATAACTCGGGTCAATATGATAATGATTCATATCAGTTTAGGAGGTTCGTAGCCGATGCTGAGCAACCTCTATATGAGGGTAGTGACTGTACTAAGTTAGAGTCGATGTTGAAGTTGCATAACTGGAAATCTAGGTTTGGTATTACCGATAGTGCCTTCACTGACCTCCTTTCTTTTGTTGGGTCTCTACTTCCCAAAGATAATGTGTTACCTAGTAATGCATATGAAGCAAAAAAAACCCTCTCAAATTTAGGTCTAGAGTATATAAAGTTCCATTCATGTCTGAATGACTGTGTACTATACAAGGGTGTACATGCTAATGCAACCAAGTGTCCTAAGTGTCGACTTTCTCGGTGGAAGTTGACAAAGAAAGGTGAAGAGAGGGTTAATTTTCCAGCCAAAATCATGTGGTATTTTCCAATAATTCCTAGATTTAAACGTATATTTAAATCTCCTTCCACCGCTGAACTAATGTGTTGGCATGCGCAACAGCGGACACAAGATGGTAAAATGCGACAACCGGCCTACTCTCCATCTTGGAAAAATATAGATTATAGGTGGCCATCCTTTGGTAGTGAACCGAGAAATCTTCGCTTGGCTTTATCGGTGGATGGTGTAAACCCGCAAAATAATGGCCTATCTAATAGATATAGTTGA